The Leptidea sinapis chromosome 15, ilLepSina1.1, whole genome shotgun sequence genome window below encodes:
- the LOC126968481 gene encoding serine-enriched protein isoform X1 gives MDLLKTRHFSLDEASMRSGALAAMEAEPDLSTFENKSGLAEDMKFLASMPELCDVTFLVGDTREPVCAVKAVLASRSRVFQKILYQAPSPQRKKESAPRENKLRLFLKRSSEPLLNLQNAAQQRSTFTQQLAPIQEPSSQQHQTLIIEEFEPDVFRQLIEYIHTGCVTLQPRTLLGVMNAADYYGLDELRRACAGFVQCCITVDTVCALLASAERYIQYKCTKSLVQKVLEFVDEHGNEVLNLGSFTLLPQHVVRLILARDELKADEFTKFQAALMWSKKYCDTNQNINLKDVIGNFLEYIQFHKIPANVLMREVHPLGLVPYSIIMNALAYQADPASVDPGKLSPARIRRAGRSMSVQSSLDPYGSNTTLSSTGSSDLPSSDSRHN, from the exons atggaTTTACTTAAAACAAGGCACTTCAGTCTGGATGAA GCGTCAATGCGAAGCGGGGCGTTAGCAGCCATGGAGGCCGAACCAGATCTCAGCACATTTGAGAATAAAAGTGGCTTAGCTGAAGACATGAAGTTCCTTGCTTCGATGCCAGAGCTTTGTGATGTCACCTTCCTCGTCGGGGATACAAGAGAACCTGTCTGCGCAGTTAAAGCTGTGTTGGCATCTAGAAGCAG GGTCTTCCAAAAAATTCTCTATCAAGCTCCAAGTCCACAACGGAAGAAAGAATCAGCGCCCCGAGAGAACAAATTAAGGTTGTTCTTGAAGCGATCGTCGGAACCTCTACTGAATCTTCAAAACGCCGCCCAACAG AGATCGACATTCACGCAACAATTGGCACCAATACAAGag CCGTCCTCTCAACAACATCAAACACTCATCATCGAAGAGTTCGAGCCAGATGTATTTCGACAACTCATTGAATATATTCATACGGGATGCGTTACGCTTCAACCAAGAACATTACTGG GTGTTATGAACGCAGCAGATTACTACGGCTTAGACGAGCTGCGACGTGCATGCGCCGGATTCGTGCAGTGCTGCATCACAGTAGATACTGTGTGCGCCTTACTAGCTTCGGCTGAAAGGTACATTCAGTATAAATGTACTAAGTCCTTAGTGCAAAAG gTTCTGGAATTTGTTGATGAGCATGGTAATGAGGTGTTGAACCTCGGATCATTCACTTTGCTGCCGCAGCATGTTGTTCGTTTGATATTGGCAAGAGATGAACTGAAAGCCGACGAATTCACTAAGTTTCAG GCCGCGTTGATGTGGAGCAAAAAATACTGTGACACAAACcagaatattaatttgaaagatGTAATTGGAAATTTTCTGGAATACATCCAGTTCCATAAGATTCCTGCCAATGTTTTAATGAGGGAGGTGCACCCACTTGGATTAGTCCCATACTCCATCATCATGAATGCGTTGGCCTATCAG GCAGACCCGGCCAGCGTAGATCCAGGAAAACTATCGCCAGCGCGAATCCGCCGCGCTGGTCGTTCCATGTCCGTTCAGTCTTCACTCGACCCATACGGCTCCAACACCACCCTCTCTTCCACCGGCTCCTCAGACTTACCATCATCAGATTCTCGGCACAACTAA
- the LOC126968481 gene encoding serine-enriched protein isoform X2: MDLLKTRHFSLDEASMRSGALAAMEAEPDLSTFENKSGLAEDMKFLASMPELCDVTFLVGDTREPVCAVKAVLASRSRVFQKILYQAPSPQRKKESAPRENKLRLFLKRSSEPLLNLQNAAQQRSTFTQQLAPIQEPSSQQHQTLIIEEFEPDVFRQLIEYIHTGCVTLQPRTLLGVMNAADYYGLDELRRACAGFVQCCITVDTVCALLASAERYIQYKCTKSLVQKVLEFVDEHGNEVLNLGSFTLLPQHVVRLILARDELKADEFTKFQAALMWSKKYCDTNQNINLKDVIGNFLEYIQFHKIPANVLMREVHPLGLVPYSIIMNALAYQTRPA, from the exons atggaTTTACTTAAAACAAGGCACTTCAGTCTGGATGAA GCGTCAATGCGAAGCGGGGCGTTAGCAGCCATGGAGGCCGAACCAGATCTCAGCACATTTGAGAATAAAAGTGGCTTAGCTGAAGACATGAAGTTCCTTGCTTCGATGCCAGAGCTTTGTGATGTCACCTTCCTCGTCGGGGATACAAGAGAACCTGTCTGCGCAGTTAAAGCTGTGTTGGCATCTAGAAGCAG GGTCTTCCAAAAAATTCTCTATCAAGCTCCAAGTCCACAACGGAAGAAAGAATCAGCGCCCCGAGAGAACAAATTAAGGTTGTTCTTGAAGCGATCGTCGGAACCTCTACTGAATCTTCAAAACGCCGCCCAACAG AGATCGACATTCACGCAACAATTGGCACCAATACAAGag CCGTCCTCTCAACAACATCAAACACTCATCATCGAAGAGTTCGAGCCAGATGTATTTCGACAACTCATTGAATATATTCATACGGGATGCGTTACGCTTCAACCAAGAACATTACTGG GTGTTATGAACGCAGCAGATTACTACGGCTTAGACGAGCTGCGACGTGCATGCGCCGGATTCGTGCAGTGCTGCATCACAGTAGATACTGTGTGCGCCTTACTAGCTTCGGCTGAAAGGTACATTCAGTATAAATGTACTAAGTCCTTAGTGCAAAAG gTTCTGGAATTTGTTGATGAGCATGGTAATGAGGTGTTGAACCTCGGATCATTCACTTTGCTGCCGCAGCATGTTGTTCGTTTGATATTGGCAAGAGATGAACTGAAAGCCGACGAATTCACTAAGTTTCAG GCCGCGTTGATGTGGAGCAAAAAATACTGTGACACAAACcagaatattaatttgaaagatGTAATTGGAAATTTTCTGGAATACATCCAGTTCCATAAGATTCCTGCCAATGTTTTAATGAGGGAGGTGCACCCACTTGGATTAGTCCCATACTCCATCATCATGAATGCGTTGGCCTATCAG ACCCGGCCAGCGTAG